A window of the Archocentrus centrarchus isolate MPI-CPG fArcCen1 chromosome 17, fArcCen1, whole genome shotgun sequence genome harbors these coding sequences:
- the LOC115795828 gene encoding uncharacterized protein LOC115795828, with the protein MFKFLKKEDGLKGLPNAVKKIKLLNSDSGSLSVYLISLEKDKEFTVTGCRSFSFGKESSKPSRTIMVLGATGAGKSTLINGMINYILGVKWEDYYRFKLVDEDQSKSQVHSQTSEVTVYKIHHQADFTVPFSLTIVDTPGFGDTRGIKRDGEIVEQLRNLFSAQHGVSEIDAVCFVAQASLARLTATQKYVFDSVLSIFGKDVAENIRILVTFADGQRPPVLEAINAAGVPCPKTKNGLPVHFKFNNSALFANNKSPEADSVCDDDEEGSFDQMFWEMGTKSMKRFFDALNVIETKSLTMTKEVLRERNQLEISVENLQKQVKLGLAKLEEIKETSDKLKEHEAEISRNENFEFEVTVKKPDQVDISGTGIYLTNCQQCHFTCHDNCAYANDADKIKCWAMGSNGYCTQCPGKCIWSVHFNQKYKWVYKEVKEKRTIKELKEKYQKAEGEKMTVQKVVGRLKEEYKRLQAEVVKLMQRSAECLNRLKEIALKPNPLSTPEYIDMLIEGEKHEGKLGWKERVQALMKMKEKAETMAKVEKGEKLLHHP; encoded by the coding sequence atgttcaagtttttaaaaaaagaagatggtCTCAAGGGGCTTCcaaatgctgttaaaaaaatcaaactacTAAATTCAGATTCAGGATCTCTCTCAGTTTATCTGATTTCTCTGGAAAAGGACAAAGAATTCACTGTAACTGGATGCAGGAGTTTCAGTTTTGGGAAAGAGTCCAGTAAACCCAGTCGCACTATAATGGTTCTTGGAGCAACTGGTGCTGGGAAGTCAACTCTCATCAATGGGATGATCAATTACATTCTAGGTGTTAAATGGGAGGATTACTATCGCTTTAAGTTAGTTGATGAAGATCAGTCAAAATCACAAGTTCACAGTCAGACCTCTGAAGTCACTGTGTACAAAATCCACCACCAGGCGGATTTTACAGTCCCGTTCTCTCTGACCATTGTGGACACTCCAGGATTTGGAGATACGAGAGGCATAAAAAGAGACGGCGAGATTGTAGAACAGCTCCGTAACCTCTTCTCTGCTCAGCACGGTGTCAGTGAAATtgatgctgtgtgttttgtagcTCAGGCTTCTTTAGCACGACTCACAGCAACACAGAAATATGTGTTTGATTCAGTGCTCTCGATCTTTGGCAAAGATGTGGCAGAAAACATCAGGATTCTGGTGACATTTGCAGATGGTCAGAGACCTCCAGTTCTAGAGGCGATCAATGCTGCAGGAGTCCCATGTCCTAAAACCAAAAATGGGCTGCCAGTTCACTTCAAATTCAATAATTCAGCTCTGTTTGCAAACAACAAATCACCTGAAGCTGATAGCgtgtgtgatgatgatgaagaaggcAGCTTTGATCAGATGTTTTGGGAGATGGGGACAAAAAGCATGAAGAGATTTTTTGATGCTCTGAATGTCATAGAAACAAAAAGTTTGACAATGACAAAGGAGGTCCTCAGAGAAAGAAATCAGCTCGAGATTTCAGTGGAGAATCTGCAGAAACAGGTTAAACTTGGATTAGCAAAGCTTGAGGAGATAAAAGAGACGAGTGACAAACTTAAAGAACATGAAGCAGAGATCAGCAGAAACGAGAACTTTGAGTTTGAAGTTACTGTCAAAAAACCTGATCAAGTGGATATTTCTGGCACTGGAATTTATCTCACCAACTGTCAGCAGTGTCATTTTACCTGTCATGATAACTGTGCATATGCAAATGATGCAGATAAAATAAAGTGTTGGGCAATGGGATCAAATGGATACTGTACTCAGTGCCCAGGCAAATGTATCTGGAGTGTACATTTTAATCAGAAGTACAAATGGGTGTATAaagaagttaaagaaaaaagaacaataaaagaGCTGAAAGAAAAGTACCAGAAAGCTGAAGGAGAGAAGATGACTGTTCAGAAAGTGGTTGGTAGACTGAAGGAAGAGTATAAACGTTTGCAGGCTGAGGTGGTGAAACTGATGCAGAGATCTGCAGAGTGTCTGAACAGGCTCAAAGAGATCGCACTGAAGCCAAACCCTCTGTCCACTCCAGAGTACATCGACATGCTCATTGAAGGAGAGAAACATGAGGGCAAACTAGGCTGGAAGGAACGAGTTCAGGctctgatgaagatgaaggaaaAAGCAGAGACTATGGCTAAAGtagagaaaggagagaaactCCTCCATCATCCTTAG